Within Cumulibacter manganitolerans, the genomic segment TGCTCGTCCGCCCATGCCGTGTACACGATCCGGGCACCGCCCTGCAGGGTCGCCTCCACGGACACCGGTCCCGCGGTGTCCCCGAGGGTGAGGGTCGCGGCGGCGAGGCCGCCGCCGGCGCTGGGCACGACGACCTGCGCACCGCTGACCGCCCCGTCGCCGACGGTCGCCGCACCGGCCTGCACGTGGAACGTGACGTCGGCGCCGTCGACGCCGCCGCCGTCGTGGTCCTCGACGCGCGCCTGCAGCCGCACCGGCAGCTCGGCGCCCGGCTTGCCGTGCTGGGCGTCGCCGGCGAGGTAGCGCAACGACGTCCCCGCGCAGCATCGGGCCACCCTCGCCGCGAGGCAGGCGAGCAGGTCGAACAGCCGCTCGTTGCTGTACAGCGTCGTCCGCACCTCGCACTGCTGCACGGTCTTCGTGCCGTCCGGGTCGACGGCCACGGTGCCGAGCAGCACGCACACCCGGTCCGGCGGCGCGCACGCGCCCGCGAGCGCCCGGCACGCGGCCTCGGGGAGCCCGGCGGCGTCCGCGAGGATCGCGTCGCACTGCGCCTCGCTCAATCCACGCGTGCCCACCGGCGCGCCCGCGACGAGCTGGACACGGAACCGCTCGACCGTCCGGCCGGGGGCGGTCGCGTTGCGGCTGTCGCAGTCGCCGACCAGGACCGGCGTCGGGTCGGCGGGGCACTCGACGTAGCAGAGGTACACCGCGACGGTGCCGTGCTCGACGCGGTCGCCGTCGGGTCCGCCGAGCACGTCCGTGGGCTGCAGCGGGTCGGTGACGCAGTACGACCCGGGTACCGTGATCTCCCGGCCGAGCGCGTCGATCGCGACGCCCGGGCGGACCAGCAGGCCGGCGTCGGTCAGCTCGAGCTGCAGACCGCAGACGACTCCGGAGCCCAGGGCCAGCCGGTTGAGCCGCCAGCGCGCCAGCACGTGGTAGTCCTGCTCGAGGTCGAGGTGGTCGACGTCGAGCAGCTTGCCGTAGAAGTAGCGGTTGCGGGACGGCGCGCGCAGCTGACCGAGCAGCGTCTCGTTGAGGGTGAGATCTGACATTGCTGACTCCTTCGGCGAGCGGGTGGCGGCCCTAGGTGAGGTGCAGCCCGGTTCCGAGGCGGGCGGTCCCGGTCCGGACGCGGCGGGCCGGGTCGAGGTGGACGGCGGCCGGCGTGCCGCCGAGCGCCGCGTCGGTGCCCAGCCGCGCCGCCGCGTCGAGCACGAGGTCGGCGGACCGGCCC encodes:
- a CDS encoding Ig-like domain-containing protein; translated protein: MSDLTLNETLLGQLRAPSRNRYFYGKLLDVDHLDLEQDYHVLARWRLNRLALGSGVVCGLQLELTDAGLLVRPGVAIDALGREITVPGSYCVTDPLQPTDVLGGPDGDRVEHGTVAVYLCYVECPADPTPVLVGDCDSRNATAPGRTVERFRVQLVAGAPVGTRGLSEAQCDAILADAAGLPEAACRALAGACAPPDRVCVLLGTVAVDPDGTKTVQQCEVRTTLYSNERLFDLLACLAARVARCCAGTSLRYLAGDAQHGKPGAELPVRLQARVEDHDGGGVDGADVTFHVQAGAATVGDGAVSGAQVVVPSAGGGLAAATLTLGDTAGPVSVEATLQGGARIVYTAWADEQPPPVDHPPVVLTLRPAPNEVILVDDDGAGTQWAHEPQLVVTFDQEMRTDDLKRPGEWLRLWMLLEPHDGAEEVAVIPVELRLGDVAVAPVHAATYRLRLDLGEVAPSIAVLQIRSESDRIVSSTAPSLELDADFRGTPIDEDLLQRLWDTPDRAKLPVALWQQIGDTGARLPRSGDGAAGGRLSAWFRVGRR